From the genome of Sediminibacter sp. Hel_I_10:
ATACGTCTTTAATGGAGTTGCTATATCAAGCCGCCACCATACATCGCGAGCATCACGACCCCAATACGGTTCAAGTTTCTACTTTATTATCTATAAAAACAGGAGGTTGCCCAGAAGATTGTGGCTATTGTCCACAAGCCGCAAGATATCATACCAATATTGAAGGTAACGACCTTATGACGGTCAACCAAGTAAAAGCACAAGCCCTAAGAGCCAAATCTTCGGGAAGCTCTAGAGTTTGCATGGGTGCCGCGTGGCGAAATGTAAAAGACGGGGAAGAGTTTGATCAAGTCTTAGAAATGGTGCGTACCATTAACAAGCTAGATATGGAAGTGTGTTGTACGTTAGGAATGATTACAGAAAATCAAGCACAGCGTTTAGCAGAAGCTGGACTATATGCTTATAACCATAATTTAGATTCTTCGGAAGAGTACTATAAAGAAGTGATATCAACGAGAGGTTATGAAGACCGCTTGAAGACCATTGATAACGTTCGCAAAACCAATGTGACCGTTTGCTCTGGAGGCATTATTGGGATGGGCGAAAACATAGAAGATAGAGCCGGAATGCTTGTGGCGCTTTCTACTTTGAATCCGCAACCAGAATCTGTACCAATCAATGCCTTGGTCGCTGTAGAGGGAACACCTCTTGAAGAACAAACCCCTATTTCTATCTGGGAAATGGTACGCATGGTTGCCACCACCAGAATTGTGATGCCAGAGACCCAAGTGCGTTTAAGTGCGGGAAGAACTGAAATGACGCGTGAAGGACAGGCCATGTGCTTTTTTGCAGGTGCCAATTCCATTTTTGCGGGTGATAAATTACTAACCACGCCAAATCCAGATGTAAGCGAGGATATGGAAATGTTTAAACTCTTAGGTTTAAATCCGCAAAAACCTTTTATCAAAAAAATGCAACCAGAATCGGTAGAAGCTGCTCAATCTCAATATCAAGCCCTAGGTGAAAAACCAAAATGGTCGCGCCCTGAACACAAGATTGAACGCAATGAAACTGCCAAAGAAAAGGCTAAAGTCTTAAAGTAGACCATCGCTATAGATGAGTCTAATCGAAGTCCCATTGCTTATAATCACTTGATGCCTCAAGCTTCTGCTCTACAGCATCCTCCAATTCAGGAAAAAAGTCAATTCCTGTGAGTTGCTCAATGTGATCTGTAGACACTACAAAATCATACAAGGGTCTATCAGAATTTTCATGGGGCATCAAAAAAGCAATCATTTTTGTTTGCCCAGAGTTATTATCAATGAGCACCTTATAAAAGTATTTGGGCACACTCACCTGTTCTTCTCCAATACTTTCTAGACCTTCTTCTAGAACCCCGCCAGTAACTACAAAAACACCGTCATATTTAAAAGCCCAGTAACGTACTTTTTGTTCTAGACTGTTCCAAATCCCTGAATTGAACTCATGTTCTTGCGGACTGATATTACTTGTTAAAAAGGTTTCATCAAAAGCCGTTTTGCTATATTTTCTGTCGGCAGCAGGACACAAATGCCCTCGATCATAGCCTGAATTTTTATAATTATACCAATGTGCTGCTCTTGTTTTAATGTCTTTATCAATTTCAAAATATGGACGTTTGAAATTAGCATTTGATAGCTGGTCTTTCTTGAGCTCATACGCCACCCACTCTGCCTGCTCGTGGGCTTCACTATAAGACAACGAATATCCGCTGTGATGCACAATTTGTCCAGTAGTGCTCGTTGGTAGAAAGAATTCATTGGTGGCGTCTTTAAGTGCTTTGGCTTCTTCGAATCTTTCCGAAGCCGCTTTTTGCTCTAAAAAATATTCAAACCCGAAAACACCAACAAGAACGATTACGGCTAGAATGCCATAGGTTGACCTTTTATTCAGCATTTTATTCTATCACAAATCCCAAAGGTTGGCCTGTTGCACCATTAGGAAAACTGATTCCCAAAATCGCTGAAATAGTGGGTGCAATATCTGGAATTACTGTTTTATCATAAGTATGCCCGTGCTTAATCCCTTTTCCGAAGAACAATAAAGGCACGTGTGTATCGTAATTAAGACCGCTACCATGGGTAGTCCCCGTAATTCCGTAGGAAATATATGCGGTATCATCCAATAAAATGACATCCCCAGATCTTTTTTGGTTGAATCCATTTTCTAACAAAGCTTCTATTCCTGTTGTAAAATTTGTGGTATTAAAGGTATGAGCAGTATAAACCTTGTCAATGTTGGCATAGCTGAGTTGCTCGTGAGCAATCGCATTTTGAACCTCAACACGATTCAAGCCTAACTCCTTTAGTTTTTCTGAATTAAGAAATATTTGATTGTTGCTAATGTTCTCAACCACATCCCCTGTTCCGTAGGTGTCATTTAAAAACTTTTGAAACTTTTCTTTTCGGTCATTATTATCGACATAGCCAGATGGGATTTTTAAAGAATTTAAATAGGCAGGCACATCTATTGCACCGTGATCTGCC
Proteins encoded in this window:
- a CDS encoding DNA/RNA non-specific endonuclease, whose protein sequence is MNKRSTYGILAVIVLVGVFGFEYFLEQKAASERFEEAKALKDATNEFFLPTSTTGQIVHHSGYSLSYSEAHEQAEWVAYELKKDQLSNANFKRPYFEIDKDIKTRAAHWYNYKNSGYDRGHLCPAADRKYSKTAFDETFLTSNISPQEHEFNSGIWNSLEQKVRYWAFKYDGVFVVTGGVLEEGLESIGEEQVSVPKYFYKVLIDNNSGQTKMIAFLMPHENSDRPLYDFVVSTDHIEQLTGIDFFPELEDAVEQKLEASSDYKQWDFD
- the bioB gene encoding biotin synthase BioB, coding for MSETRHNWTKAEILDIYNTSLMELLYQAATIHREHHDPNTVQVSTLLSIKTGGCPEDCGYCPQAARYHTNIEGNDLMTVNQVKAQALRAKSSGSSRVCMGAAWRNVKDGEEFDQVLEMVRTINKLDMEVCCTLGMITENQAQRLAEAGLYAYNHNLDSSEEYYKEVISTRGYEDRLKTIDNVRKTNVTVCSGGIIGMGENIEDRAGMLVALSTLNPQPESVPINALVAVEGTPLEEQTPISIWEMVRMVATTRIVMPETQVRLSAGRTEMTREGQAMCFFAGANSIFAGDKLLTTPNPDVSEDMEMFKLLGLNPQKPFIKKMQPESVEAAQSQYQALGEKPKWSRPEHKIERNETAKEKAKVLK